The Astatotilapia calliptera chromosome 4, fAstCal1.2, whole genome shotgun sequence genome segment TGTTGTATCTATTTTTCTTCTGAATGTGTTCCATATTCTAATCCTTTGCCTTCTACCAACAGGTGCAAACCCATGTGAGCATTTTGGAAAATGTGTGAACACAGAGGGGTCTTTCCAGTGTCAATGTGGCCGGGGATATGCCGGCCCACGTTGTGAGATTGACATCAATGAATGCTTGTCCATGCCCTGCCAGAATGATGCCACTTGTCTTGACCGGATTGGAGAGTTCACCTGCATCTGCATGCCAGGTACAAAGACATTTTGTATGGCCACTCCATTAtgataaagagaaaaatcacttctttttttatttttaataaactaacTATGCTTACATAAATTATTGTTGCAATTTTACATCCTGCACTCAGGTTTTAGGtgagcttaattttttttttaaatatactttaaaaacagctttttaaaactcAAACTCTGGCACAACACAGATTTATCATCCAAGAGAATCACTTTTGACCAAAAGATACTTTTGAAAACTTGTACTTCGAAAGAAACACAATATATAATGCCACCATACTGCCAGTGTAGAAGGTTATGTAATGTATTTCCCTAAACACTGGCTATATGGAGGCACCTCTCCATCCTCAGTGCACTGTACCACCAGATGGAGTATTGGTTTGGACTGAGTGATAGTTTTGACACTCTGGgacaaaaaacacagtgaaactcTCATGCACAGTTCTACATGCATGCTGGGGTTTTGGGAGCTATACAAATTAGAGCCGGGAGTTGGGTCTATAGGACTGGATGTGAGAGAGGGCGAGCAGTTAGGGGGAGGAGTGTGCTGTGAATACTAATGAGTGGTAGAGTGGTGGGAATGGAGTGGAACAATAGGGCCCCTCTGTGCTCCACTTTGCACCCCTCATATacacagagagggaaagaggcTCTTTCCCAGAGCCtgtccccctcccccctccagAGACAGGGCCTTCCTCCTCACCCTCCTCATCATCAGTCAGCCTGGCAAAGCTCATGTGGTGCTACTGATTATTTCTGATTCCACGCTAGCCTCACCACAGGAGCAAGACTCTGACTCACATTCTGTTTCACCTCAATGAAGGACCTAAAGTAAAAAGCATAACATGCATCTGCTGAATGGGACACTGAGCCAAGGAGGAGCAAAGCTCTATGGACAGTAGTGCGTGGCGATTTCAGTTCAGTGGAATTGGATGCCGTGGTTTAGCAAAAGCAAGTGTAAAACGATCACAAGTAAAAAAGTTCCTACACAATACACAGAATTATGTACACACCATGTTGGCTTGAACTGACCCGTACTCCAAAGTGAGAAACAGgtttaaaagcaataaaaaagttCTAAAAAGAAGAACACTTCTGTCTTCCAGGCTACGTGGGCACATACTGCGAGACTGATGTGGATGACTGCGAGAGTAACCCATGTGTGAATGATGGGATATGTCGGGATATGGTCAATGGTTTCACGTGCACATGCCAGCCAGGTAAAATTGTTTTGAATTGCTTTTTTTCAGACACAATGGCAACTAACAAACTGGAGGAcagatttgaaaatattaaatacctTTAACAAGTAATAATCTTTTACCATGTGATTAATTTTTTTGACCTATTATCATATGCAAAAACAACTCAAGTAGTTAAGCCAAAAAGCATTTGGAtactaaaaaattaaaagtctgATTGCAAACTATTGTATTTTGGGTCAAAGTCCTATGAATTACACCACTGACTCATTTCCAGCTTTCTAATgctaaaattgtatttttgatatctatattttttactttaatttactTCTTATTTGGCAAGCTGATTTTTCTGGAGCACTACCGTGCTTTGCAGAGAACAGTGATAAAGGCTTGGGAGTGAGAATATGTTGGTTAACACCTGCAATACACTGACAGCATTAGTAAAAGCAGAAAGCCAAAGTTTAAATGTCCCCAGGACTAGTGGAGGGAGGGTCAGCCTCACTACTTTTGCCTGCTGGTATTTAGAGCCAGCACTCATATAAAAAGCCAGGCCCAAAAGTCTGCCTATCCCCTTGCCTGAACAAAGGCACCATTGTGACCCTTCCCTCCTCTATGGAATGTAGAAGGGACAGCAGCCTCCCTCATCTTGCCCtcatggtggtggtgggggggcgGGGGACAGCAGTCCCACTAATGAGATTCTTTTCCAGGTTCGCAATTTACATCTGGGACAGACGTCCCCCCTCCGCCCCCCATCTAGCTATTGAGCTGGCGGAGCTGATGCAGGCAGTGAAGGGCGGAGGGGGCTGGGGGGGCTCccctaaaagaaaaaacaatcccACCGCCTCCTCCAGCACCCCCTTTACCAGGCTAAGCATCAACACACAGACCGTCCTGACACTGTTAATCAACTGAGCAGTGTGTTACCAATGCACCAATTCACCCCTGTCTGGGCACTGTGCCCAGTGATTTCAAGCTTGCCCAGTTTCTCAGACTATTCAAGctagttgttgttattattattattattattattattattattgttgttcttgttgtttttgaacCTCTGTCAACTGTTAATATTAATTATATGCGCTGCAGTTCATAATCTTTCAGTGTATATATAAGCATTTTCATGCACAAAATGTGTCAAAATTTAGTTGAGCTGAAGATGGATACGTTGCTTGTCCATGTCCTGATATTCCATACCATTTGATAATAATATATTGATGTATCATTTGATTATGAGTCTCTCCTCTGAAAAATCTTCAAGGTCACAGGCTTTCTATTGCATTCTGTCAGCTCTAACCTGGTCCAAGTGCATAGATAGTTTGTCTTTAACAAGTCGAGGTCTCAGACCCTACCTTAGCCAGTCAAAGACCTCCGCCCTTCTTCGGAGAGAAGATCTGCCCTCTGACCTTAGCATGGACCCTTTCGCTGGACCTTCTctctgacctttaacctctgtgtttgcatgtCCCAGGGTTTACGGGTACCATGTGTCAAATAGACATAGACGAGTGCGCCAGCACGCCTTGTCAGAATGGAGCAAAATGCTACGATCGGCCCAATGGGTTTGAGTGCCGCTGTGCTGAAGGTAAGCGCTTCATTACTTAACAATTGTTAAGCAGAAGAGCCAAAGACAAAATAGCAGATGAGCCTTAACCAGTTGTTCAGGCCTTTGTTAAGCATTCTGTGTTATGGGGAGTTTCTCTGGGTGTCTGCTGATGAAACAGACTGACTTGAGGCCCCTAATCCCCCTCTTTCCCTCGTCGGCTCTCAGGACCATGGGGTCACTGAGGACCAGCAGTTGCCAAGAAAAGAGGCTTGGTCATTACCCTGACATCTGTTCATCTTTAAACCCCCTTACAACACCTTATGctgcatttttaactttaattcttTAACATTTAGTTATGTTTGTGTTACAAAAGCATTCAACGTGTAAAGCTTCTCTCAAAGTCTGTATGTAAAGCTTGACTGTAGCTATATGTTGATATTTAATATGTTTGTTTGGACCTGTGCTTACTGAGGAGCACGGTCATTGTTTCAGTGGCCAGCTGCTTGGTGTTCCTTGTGTTTTTGGGCCCCTTCTGTTGAGTGAAGTGGCCCTGTTTGACGTGGTGCAGTCTATTGTTCCCTCCAACTCTGAGAACAATAGCAAGACTGGGAGGCCTGTGTAGGGCCCTTCTTTAGTCCTTTGCCCATCTCAGCATTGCTCTAAACACATACCACACACACCAAGTTTCTTGTCTGTTACACAGACACCGTTGATATGGAAACCACAGTGGTCAAAAGCCCAACTGTAGAAGCTTTTATGAAAAAGCAAGCAtacaaaacatggaaaaaagagagagaaagttaaacaaaaaactgttatgctaaagagaaagaggaacatTTAACAttcgcacacagacacacacacacacatatatatgtatatatatataaaagcacTTCTTATTCTTAATTCTtaatgtactttttaattttttcccctctatAGGTTATGAGGGCATACTTTGTGAAAGTAACATCAACAACTGTCAGCCCGACCCATGTCACCATGGTACCTGCATTGATGGCATTGCCAGCTACACCTGTAACTGTGAACCTGGTTACACAGGATATCGCTGTGAGAATCAATTAAATGAGTGCCACAGCAACCCTTGTCAGAATGGGGGCAAGTGTATGGACCAGGTCAACAAGTACATCTGCCAGTGCCAACATGGAACCTCGGGTAAGAGAAAAATCCCACAACGTATCATGTACTTGTACTTTGTTAACTCAAGCCATTGATTTATTCCCTTTATTAATGCCGTTGCTCTTCAACATAACAATAATGCTGTGACAATATATAAAATGCTATAGAATTAGACTCTTTAGTATACTTTATTATAAAGAATGTATATAGAATTTTGTTCTGAAATGTAATGAAAGATTTTCTGCATTGttaaaattgttaaaatgtCTACAGTCTTAATATAAAAGTTCTTTTTGCACCCAGGTACAAACTGCGAGATAAACTTTGATGACTGTGCCAGCAACCCATGTGACTATGGCATCTGCAAAGATGGCATTAATCGCTATGACTGTGTTTGCAAACCTGGCTTCACTGGTAAGGTCTTATGAAAATAACAGTGTGAATAAATCCTCACTGAAAATGTTGACAAAGAACTCTAATTATGTATAACATTTCTCTTGCAGGTCCCAAATGTAATGTGGAAATAGATGAGTGTGCATCTAGCCCCTGCAGGAATGGAGGAAAATGTATAGATGAAGAGAATGGATTTCACTGCCTGTGTCCTGATGGCTTTAAGCCTCCTTACTGCTACTCTCAGGTGGATGAGTGTGGCAGTGGCCCATGCGTCCATGGCTCATGCAGGGACGACATTAATGGGTATATActtaacatatatatatttaacagcttttttaaactttaaagtgaTTCAGATGGGCACATAGGAAACATAATCTTGAAATGGGCTCCATCCAAGACTGTGGTTAATCCTATAACTTATACATCAGGTCAATGTTATTTCATTCTtacaaactgaacatttttgGCTTATTAACTGTTCTCTGGTATTTCCAGTTACCGCTGTGACTGTGAGCCGGGATGGGTGGGAAAGAACTGTGACCTGGACAGGAACGACTGTCTGCCAAGTCCCTGCCAGAATGCTGGCACATGCATTGATCAACTCAATGGTTTCACCTGCAAGTGTCGCCAAGGCTTCAGAGGTGAGAGGGCATCAAAGTAGCCAAACACACCATCAACCTTAAAATGTTCAGTAGAAAGAGCAGAATACACACGTATAGCACATGCAGCAGAGAAGAAATAGCTAAACATATCTGATGTCCTCCATGAATTTTCATCTTAGGCTATGGCAATTGTCTACCTCCCCCTAGTGGTACATAAAAATATGCTAATCCATACATATATTCGTCTCCTTTGTCCTTTGACAGGTAACCTCTGCCAGGTGAACATCAATGAATGTGAGTCCAGTCCCTGTCTGAACAAGGGCACTTGTGTAGATGGCGTGGCAAGTTTCACTTGCCTGTGTGAGCTTCCTTACAGTGGACCCACTTGTGCTGAAGTCCTTACTCCTTGCTCTCCTAATCCCTGTGCCAATCATGCTGCCTGCATCCACACACCAGATTACATGGGTTATCAATGCAAATGCCCACCAGGGTGGCAAGGTTCGCAAATTTTGTATTCAGTCATCTCAGTGCTTAGCATAGATAGTCTAATTGGAAGCTTACAGCTATATCTTGTGAAACGCTTCCTTTACAGGTCAGCTGTGTAACAGAGATGTGAATGAATGTATCTCAAACCCCTGCAAAAACCGTGGGACTTGCGCTAACACGCTCGGAGGGTTTGTGTGCTCTTGCAGAGCAGGATATACTGGGCTAACCTGCGAAACAGACATCAATGACTGTTCACCTAGTGAGTTGCTGTTTACACTTACAGTTATCATATAATTATTAAATGACTGttactaataaataaaatgccaaaTTCATGTGCAGGTACTGTATTTGCCCAAagctgttttcttctcttttgctTTTAGATCCCTGCCTAAGTGGAGGTTCCTGTACAGATGGTGTGAACTTCTTCCACTGTAGCTGTCTGCCAGGCTTTACAGGGTCTCATTGTTCTGTAGAGATCAATGAATGCCAAAGTTCCCCTTGCAAAAATGGAGGCACTTGCACAGATTATGTTAACTCCTACACCTGTACCTGTATGCCTGGGTTTACTGGCATCCACTGCGAAACAAACATCCCTGATTGTACTGAAAGGTGTGTATCTGGAGCTATATCATGTACTCAAAAAAATAATCTAGCTATACAATACAACATAAAGTGaatataaaattaatttttGGGTAAAATGAAGTACAAGCttacattttcacacatgtCCACAGCTCTTGCTTCAATGGGGGGACATGCACAGATAAAATCAATGGATATTCCTGTACTTGTCGCTCTGGCTTCACCGGGTCCCACTGCCAGTATGAAGTCAATGAGTGTGACTCCCAGCCCTGCCTCAATGGAGGCATTTGTCAGGATGCCCTGGAGTCATTCCGTTGCTCTTGCCCCAAGGGCTATACTGGCAACCGTTGTCAggtacaaatatttaaatgcacCCCTGAAATTTCACGTTTAGGACTTTAATTGtcatacacaaataaaacaaataaattctaaattcaGTCGCTCTCTTCCTTACATAGACGCCAGTTGATTGGTGCAGGCGCGCATCTCCATGTCATAATGGAGGACGCTGCCGTCAAAAGGATGCCTCATTCATCTGTGAATGTACTGATGGCTGGTCTGGCCGTTACTGTGACATCCCTAGAGTCTCCTGTGAAGCTGCTGCCCGCCAAAGAGGTATTTTAATGTTGGGTACAATTTGATGTAACCTCTGTCTGCGTTTGTGACTAAGTTACTGATGTAAACTTTGCTCACAAATCTATGTTATTAGGGCTCCAGACGGATGAACTATGCCACCATGGTGGTCACTGTGTTAATACCGGGAATACTCACTATTGCAAATGTCCTAATGACTACACTGGAAGCTATTGCGAAAATCAAGTGGATCATTGTGAAGACAAACCTTGCCGCAATGGCGCCACCTGCAGGGGATATGTGGGAGGATACCAGTGTGATGtaagtttctttgttttaacatgttcttttccttttaattgTCAGATTTCAAAACAGTCtgggtttcttttttgctttcaaaaattaaTTGTTGTGTCATTACAGTGTATGCCAGGTTATACCGGAAAGGACTGCGAGATAGAAATCAACGAGTGCCAGTCTCATCCCTGCCAGAATGGAGGCACTTGCATTGATTTGGTGGGACACTATATCTGCTCCTGTCCCCCTGGCACCCTGGGTATGTAAgcacatgtaaaacaaaaccCTATGCTTACTAGTGAATACTTtggtggcagatttcttttcttatgTATGGATCACTTTGGTAATAGCAATATCACTTTCTCACTTAGTTGTATGCATGTAGAATGTTATCACAAGTGGGCCTCATGTTTATTGCACCTTCACAGAGGGCCTATTGTAGAGTAGAAGGCATCCAGGCGCTGCATGTAAAGTCGTAGTTTCCATGTTAGGGGGAAGGTTTTCAAGGATGAGCTGAGCTGAAGGTATAGACTCACATGATGTGTGGAGGAATTTTCTTTGTCTGTGAGTTTGGTCAAGTCATATAAGACATGAGCGAACCACGCCCATCTGCTTAGGTGTTTGACTGGAACGTGTTTCTCCATATTGCAATATGTTATTAAACCCACTTCAAATAATGCTCGCCGGTGtttgcagtttattttaaaaacaacaaaataaatatctcATGTATACGAAGAGTTTATAATTACCCTGTCCTTTTAAAGGTGTTCTCTGTGAGATCAACGAAGATGACTGTGCTCCACACCCAAGGCTACGCAATGCGCCTCCTAAGTGCCTAAACAATGGCACCTGTGTGGACAGAGTAGGTGGATATCGCTGCAACTGTCCCCCTGGTTTCACAGGAGAAAGATGTGAAGGAGACATAAATGAGTGTCTCTCTCAGCCCTGCATTCCTTCCAACAGTCTTGATTGCATACAGTTGCCCAATGACTACCAATGTGTCTGCAAGCCCGGCTTCACAGGTTAGACACCTATGAACAATTCCCATTCTCCATGAACCTTCATcgtgcttttttgttgttgttgttgaccaAATGTATAACTTTACTAACTATACCTTGTTTTTTAGGTCGGAGGTGTCAGAGTAggttcagtgtgtgtgagtctcAGCCTTGTCAGAATGGAGGAGTCTGTTCAATAACTAGCAGCTCTTCTCAGGGATACACCTGCACATGCCAACTTGTAAGTGTAAATATGAAAAGCTTGTAATTTGGCCTCCTAGTTTTTAAATTACAGCATTCTTGATTTAAAGGTTCATATATCAACCTCCAAAAATTATGTCTCTCTTAGGGTTATGCAGGGCCTAACTGTGAAAGAAGCATGTCCTGTCGGGAGCTATCCTGCTACAACGGAGGTAGCTGTTCACTTACCCTAAGAGGGGCTCGTTGCACATGTCTACCAGGTTATGGTGGACCCCAGTGTCAGCATCGCAGCAATGATGGGTGCTCAGCCATGCCCTGCCGCAATGGAGGACTATGCACTGAAGAGACCAGCTTCCCATTTTTCAACTGTCAGTGTCTCAGTGGATGGAAGGGCAGACGATGTGAGCACAGCAGAACCACTGTCCCTCCAGTCCCCTCATGCCCTCTGGCAGACTGTGATGCCAAAGCTGCAGATGGTTTTTGTGACAAACAATGTAATTCATTGCCTTGTCACTGGGACGGCGGTGACTGCTCTCTAGCGATGAAGCCCTGGGATAAATGTGGAGACCCACACTGCTGGCGTGTCTTCAACAATAGCCAGTGTGACAAGTCCTGTAACAACGCTGACTGTCTGTATGACAACTTTGACTGCAAAACTAAGGAGAAAGTTTGCAAGTGAGTTTAAATTTTCAGTTTAAAGGATACTCGCCAGTATTTACAGAACTGAGAAAATTTCACGTGCTTAACCTTCTGTTTATATCATCTCCAGTCCAATATATGAAGCCTATTGCATCGACCACTATGCTGATGGAAAATGTGACCAGGGCTGCAACACAGAAGAGTGTGGTTGGGATGGCCTGGACTGTGCAACGAAAGTTGCAGAAAAACTTGCTGAGAACGTCTTGGTTTTGGTTGTTCTAATGCCTCCAGAGGAGCTTCTTCGCACCGGGACAGTTTTTCTGCAGAAATTAAGTGCTATCCTACGCACTTCAGTCCGTTTCAGGCTAGACAGCAATGGAAAAGCTATGATCCAACCCTACACCCGCGAAAGCGCACGCATGAAGCGGGAACTGGAAGTCATTGGGTCAGTCAGgcatacagtaaaataaaagccTAAGCCTTTCCTGTAGATTGTACATTACACTAAACTCTTGCTTCTCTGCTGTTTCTGTAGCTCGATAGTCTATGTAGAAATAGACAACCGCTTATGCACGGAGGACTGCTTCTTAACAGCTGACAGTGCTGCAGAGTACCTTGGAGCTCTGTCAGCAGTAGAAGGGCTCCAGTTCCCCTACCCCCTCAAAGAAGTCCGTGGTGAGTAGGGATACTTATTATGCACAAATGAACTACAACTAATAAGTTACAAATGTGTAATTATGTCTTTCCTTCTCCCCACAGGTGAAAAAATCAATGGCACCATTGTTGAATTACCCTTCTATCTGATGGTGGTGGGGAtagcttctgtttttcttttagtcatCCTTATCATAGGCATGCTAATTGCTcgcagaaaaagagagcacaGCACCCTGTGGTTCCCTGAAGGCTTCTTCCTCAAGAAGGAGcccagcagcaacaaaaaccGCAGAGAACCTGTGGGCCAGGATGCTCTGGGAATGAAGTAAGTTATGataagtgccttgaggcaagtattgttgtattttgggagtatataataaaaattgaattgaattgaattgaagtgctttcattttttaattaaatattaccCCTCTTGGATTTACATTGTTATTCATCTGCCAACAGGCACATGCCAAAAACTGTGGAAGAATCTCTCCTCGGAGATCATAGTGACCAGTGGATAGATACAGACTGCCCAGAACCAAAAAGGCTCAAGGTcggttttgcaagtgttttgcaGTTTACATAAACAGAAGCAcaagagtgtgtatgtgtgtctgtgtgtgtatgtttttaagccacttgcatttaaaatgttttctgtctctttttttaatcttttcctGTAATTTCAGGTTGAGGAGCCAAGTATGCTTTCAGACGCTGAAGATACAGTGGACTGCAGACAGTGGACACAGCATCACCTTGCAGCTGCAGATATCCGTGTGCCTCCCACCATGCCCCTCACTCCACCCCAAGGAGAATTTGAAAGTGACTGCATGGATGTTAATGTCCGAGGCCCAGGTTGGTAGTGATATCAAGTAAAGTTTTCAAATTGAAACTGTCATTTGCAAATAACTTTTATACTTTCCTCTTACAGTATAATTCAGCAACCAAATAGACATTAACTCACGCACGCCTGTTTTCATCTCCTAACAGATGGTTTTACACCTCTGATGCTGGCATCATTCTGTGGAGGTGGCTTAGAGTCTGAGGTAGCAGACGAGGAGGAGAATGAAGAGTGTTCTGCCAACATCATCTCTGACCTAATCTACCAGGGTGCATCCCTTGCAGCCCAAACAGACCGCACTGGTGAGACAGCCCTTCACCTGGCTGCTCGCTACGCACGTGCTGATGCTGCCAAGAGGCTGCTGGATGCTGGAGCAGATGCCAATGCTCAGGACAACACGGGACGCACCCCATTACA includes the following:
- the notch3 gene encoding neurogenic locus notch homolog protein 3 isoform X1 is translated as MEGNIPWILLSFLLFMHVCEGIRCVDQHRPCENGGTCLDSPSRCICRPGFIGPLCQHLDPCLRSQCQNGAACKSEVLNGVTQYTCVCQRGFRGQDCSLIDACATSPCANGARCVNWNNHYNCSCPPGFQGKNCRNDIDECRKPGVCLNGGTCINIHGSFRCQCQPGYSGRTCEVSTLPCAPSQCLNGGTCRQTSDHSYECACLPGFEGHNCENNVDDCPGHKCMNGGICVDGVNTYNCQCPPEWTGQYCAEDVNECQMQPNACHNGGTCFNTIGGHTCVCVNGWTGDDCSENIDDCAIAVCFNGATCHDRVASFFCECPVGKTGLLCHLDDACVSNPCNEGAVCDTNPLNGRAICTCPAGFVGGACNQDMDECSIGANPCEHFGKCVNTEGSFQCQCGRGYAGPRCEIDINECLSMPCQNDATCLDRIGEFTCICMPGYVGTYCETDVDDCESNPCVNDGICRDMVNGFTCTCQPGFTGTMCQIDIDECASTPCQNGAKCYDRPNGFECRCAEGYEGILCESNINNCQPDPCHHGTCIDGIASYTCNCEPGYTGYRCENQLNECHSNPCQNGGKCMDQVNKYICQCQHGTSGTNCEINFDDCASNPCDYGICKDGINRYDCVCKPGFTGPKCNVEIDECASSPCRNGGKCIDEENGFHCLCPDGFKPPYCYSQVDECGSGPCVHGSCRDDINGYRCDCEPGWVGKNCDLDRNDCLPSPCQNAGTCIDQLNGFTCKCRQGFRGNLCQVNINECESSPCLNKGTCVDGVASFTCLCELPYSGPTCAEVLTPCSPNPCANHAACIHTPDYMGYQCKCPPGWQGQLCNRDVNECISNPCKNRGTCANTLGGFVCSCRAGYTGLTCETDINDCSPNPCLSGGSCTDGVNFFHCSCLPGFTGSHCSVEINECQSSPCKNGGTCTDYVNSYTCTCMPGFTGIHCETNIPDCTESSCFNGGTCTDKINGYSCTCRSGFTGSHCQYEVNECDSQPCLNGGICQDALESFRCSCPKGYTGNRCQTPVDWCRRASPCHNGGRCRQKDASFICECTDGWSGRYCDIPRVSCEAAARQRGLQTDELCHHGGHCVNTGNTHYCKCPNDYTGSYCENQVDHCEDKPCRNGATCRGYVGGYQCDCMPGYTGKDCEIEINECQSHPCQNGGTCIDLVGHYICSCPPGTLGVLCEINEDDCAPHPRLRNAPPKCLNNGTCVDRVGGYRCNCPPGFTGERCEGDINECLSQPCIPSNSLDCIQLPNDYQCVCKPGFTGRRCQSRFSVCESQPCQNGGVCSITSSSSQGYTCTCQLGYAGPNCERSMSCRELSCYNGGSCSLTLRGARCTCLPGYGGPQCQHRSNDGCSAMPCRNGGLCTEETSFPFFNCQCLSGWKGRRCEHSRTTVPPVPSCPLADCDAKAADGFCDKQCNSLPCHWDGGDCSLAMKPWDKCGDPHCWRVFNNSQCDKSCNNADCLYDNFDCKTKEKVCNPIYEAYCIDHYADGKCDQGCNTEECGWDGLDCATKVAEKLAENVLVLVVLMPPEELLRTGTVFLQKLSAILRTSVRFRLDSNGKAMIQPYTRESARMKRELEVIGSIVYVEIDNRLCTEDCFLTADSAAEYLGALSAVEGLQFPYPLKEVRGEKINGTIVELPFYLMVVGIASVFLLVILIIGMLIARRKREHSTLWFPEGFFLKKEPSSNKNRREPVGQDALGMKHMPKTVEESLLGDHSDQWIDTDCPEPKRLKVEEPSMLSDAEDTVDCRQWTQHHLAAADIRVPPTMPLTPPQGEFESDCMDVNVRGPDGFTPLMLASFCGGGLESEVADEEENEECSANIISDLIYQGASLAAQTDRTGETALHLAARYARADAAKRLLDAGADANAQDNTGRTPLHAAVAADAQGVFQILIRNRATDLDSRMYDGSTALILAARLAVEGMVEELITCHADVNAVDELGKSALHWAAAVNNVDATIALLKNGANKDMQDLKEETPLFLAAREGSCHAVKVLLAHFANREITDHMDRLPRDIAQERMHHDIVQLLDEYNTVRSPQGHGGAGHHLTGGHTLSPLMCPPSAFLPNLKNTPQGKKNRRPGAKGSSLGGQHAASLKESVKARNKKLTLDMQSALLESSVTLSPVDSLDSPHGGASNAGYITNPTSPVAMQSPGLFHPSVSVPNTPMVHGSMLEGGGPFAVSLAQLNDLGSGGMSLQGRVSMTSDINHGYVLNSSQMGLNMGMVSPVSVPFDWHNRMPPSSQCGQQVVNIVQSSQAGMHPQSPAMQQQGMLMHQQQIYRNPMLQPTPVTSTPTISPVKLPLIAEQQQQQQQQPQQQLMNHNITNQQSMASAPPTPQTSQAPPAFFQQQQMPQQSSQPQPPAQVPQAATSAAQPAQALPSQPSGSMAGKEDYPTPPSQHSYSSTMDATPKHYPHLPSEHPYLTPSPESPEHWSSPSPHCVSDWSDSTPSPAVAVPAQTQITQIPEANGKMQVFA
- the notch3 gene encoding neurogenic locus notch homolog protein 3 isoform X2, whose protein sequence is MEGNIPWILLSFLLFMHVCEGIRCVDQHRPCENGGTCLDSPSRCICRPGFIGPLCQHLDPCLRSQCQNGAACKSEVLNGVTQYTCVCQRGFRGQDCSLIDACATSPCANGARCVNWNNHYNCSCPPGFQGKNCRNDIDECRKPGVCLNGGTCINIHGSFRCQCQPGYSGRTCEVSTLPCAPSQCLNGGTCRQTSDHSYECACLPGFEGHNCENNVDDCPGHKCMNGGICVDGVNTYNCQCPPEWTGQYCAEDVNECQMQPNACHNGGTCFNTIGGHTCVCVNGWTGDDCSENIDDCAIAVCFNGATCHDRVASFFCECPVGKTGLLCHLDDACVSNPCNEGAVCDTNPLNGRAICTCPAGFVGGACNQDMDECSIGANPCEHFGKCVNTEGSFQCQCGRGYAGPRCEIDINECLSMPCQNDATCLDRIGEFTCICMPGYVGTYCETDVDDCESNPCVNDGICRDMVNGFTCTCQPGFTGTMCQIDIDECASTPCQNGAKCYDRPNGFECRCAEGYEGILCESNINNCQPDPCHHGTCIDGIASYTCNCEPGYTGYRCENQLNECHSNPCQNGGKCMDQVNKYICQCQHGTSGTNCEINFDDCASNPCDYGICKDGINRYDCVCKPGFTGPKCNVEIDECASSPCRNGGKCIDEENGFHCLCPDGFKPPYCYSQVDECGSGPCVHGSCRDDINGYRCDCEPGWVGKNCDLDRNDCLPSPCQNAGTCIDQLNGFTCKCRQGFRGNLCQVNINECESSPCLNKGTCVDGVASFTCLCELPYSGPTCAEVLTPCSPNPCANHAACIHTPDYMGYQCKCPPGWQGQLCNRDVNECISNPCKNRGTCANTLGGFVCSCRAGYTGLTCETDINDCSPNPCLSGGSCTDGVNFFHCSCLPGFTGSHCSVEINECQSSPCKNGGTCTDYVNSYTCTCMPGFTGIHCETNIPDCTESSCFNGGTCTDKINGYSCTCRSGFTGSHCQYEVNECDSQPCLNGGICQDALESFRCSCPKGYTGNRCQTPVDWCRRASPCHNGGRCRQKDASFICECTDGWSGRYCDIPRVSCEAAARQRGLQTDELCHHGGHCVNTGNTHYCKCPNDYTGSYCENQVDHCEDKPCRNGATCRGYVGGYQCDCMPGYTGKDCEIEINECQSHPCQNGGTCIDLVGHYICSCPPGTLGM